A region from the Gemmatimonadota bacterium genome encodes:
- a CDS encoding pyridoxamine 5'-phosphate oxidase family protein → MSGTDGGAVQPDDRGGGDDERAKVRRRDRAREDEWIMAALSKAPYGFLATVADDQPFLNSNLFVYDPERHALYMHTAQVGRTRSNLEGAQPVCFSVATMGRMLPADEALEFSVEYAGVTVFGRGIVVEEPAEKERGLQLLLDRYAPHLKPGRDYRPITAQELKRTAVYRIDIEAWSGKQKRAEGDFAGAFDLPGAGFPW, encoded by the coding sequence GTGAGCGGGACGGACGGGGGTGCCGTGCAGCCCGACGACCGAGGGGGCGGAGACGATGAGCGGGCGAAGGTGCGCCGGCGAGACCGAGCCCGGGAAGACGAGTGGATCATGGCGGCGCTCTCGAAAGCGCCGTACGGCTTTCTTGCCACCGTGGCCGACGACCAACCGTTCCTGAACTCGAATCTCTTCGTCTACGATCCCGAGCGGCATGCGCTGTACATGCACACGGCCCAGGTGGGCCGCACGCGCTCCAATCTGGAGGGAGCGCAGCCGGTCTGCTTCTCGGTGGCGACCATGGGGCGGATGCTGCCCGCGGATGAGGCCCTGGAGTTCAGTGTCGAGTACGCGGGCGTCACGGTGTTCGGTCGCGGGATCGTGGTCGAGGAGCCCGCGGAGAAGGAGCGGGGTCTCCAGCTCCTCCTGGACCGCTATGCACCACACCTCAAACCGGGGCGCGACTACCGGCCGATCACGGCGCAGGAGTTGAAACGCACTGCGGTCTACCGCATCGACATCGAGGCTTGGAGTGGCAAGCAGAAGCGAGCCGAGGGAGACTTCGCGGGTGCGTTCGATCTGCCCGGTGCTGGGTTTCCCTGGTAG
- a CDS encoding sodium:solute symporter family protein, whose product MSVQAWTFLIVGLSFALYIGVAIWSRAGSTREFYVAGGGVSPVANGMATAADWMSAASFISMAGIISFLGYDGSVYLMGWTGGYVLLALLLAPYLRKFGKFTVPDFVGDRYYSHTARVVAVVCAIFVSFTYVAGQMRGVGIVFSRFLEVDITTGVLIGMGLVFFYAVLGGMKGITYTQVAQYCVLIFAYLVPAIFISMLIAGTPFPQLGFGARELGSSTYLLDALDGLHAELGFSRYTSGSKSVQDVFAITAALMVGTAGLPHVIIRFFTVPRVRDARISAGWALVFIAVLYTTAPAVAVFARTNLLHTVSGQPYAEMPTWFEKWEETGLITFDDLNGDGLIQYVGPSAPVPNELTIDRDIMVLANPEIAGLPAWVVGLVAAGGLAAALSTAAGLLLVISSAVSHDLLKRGLAPGITERLELIAARVAAAVAVLVAAWLGIDPPGFVAEVVAFAFGLAASSFFPALILGIFWKRMNREGAVAGMVTGILFTAAYIVYFKFVDPAANTAEHWWFGISPEGIGTVGMALNFLVAILVSRFTPPPPAEVQALVDAIRIPRGAGAPQGVHP is encoded by the coding sequence ATGAGCGTCCAGGCGTGGACGTTCCTCATCGTCGGTCTGTCGTTTGCCCTCTACATCGGAGTGGCCATCTGGTCGCGCGCCGGCTCTACGCGGGAGTTCTATGTTGCCGGCGGGGGCGTCTCTCCGGTGGCGAACGGGATGGCGACGGCCGCCGACTGGATGTCCGCCGCGTCGTTCATTTCCATGGCCGGGATCATCTCGTTCCTGGGCTACGATGGATCCGTCTACTTGATGGGGTGGACGGGGGGCTACGTACTCCTGGCGCTCCTGCTGGCACCGTATCTCCGCAAGTTCGGCAAGTTCACGGTGCCCGACTTCGTCGGCGATCGCTACTACTCCCACACGGCCCGCGTCGTGGCGGTCGTCTGCGCGATCTTCGTGTCCTTTACCTACGTGGCAGGACAGATGCGCGGGGTAGGGATTGTCTTCAGCCGCTTCCTCGAAGTGGATATCACCACCGGTGTGCTCATCGGCATGGGCTTGGTGTTCTTCTACGCCGTCCTGGGCGGAATGAAGGGCATCACCTATACGCAGGTCGCTCAGTACTGCGTGCTGATCTTCGCCTACCTGGTGCCGGCCATCTTCATCTCCATGTTGATCGCGGGCACCCCGTTTCCCCAACTCGGGTTCGGGGCCCGCGAGCTGGGGAGCTCCACCTATCTGCTGGATGCCCTCGACGGCCTGCACGCCGAGTTGGGATTCTCCCGCTATACTTCGGGCTCAAAGTCCGTACAGGACGTCTTCGCCATCACGGCCGCTTTGATGGTGGGGACAGCCGGGCTCCCGCACGTCATCATCCGCTTCTTCACGGTTCCGCGCGTGAGAGACGCGCGCATCTCGGCGGGCTGGGCGCTCGTCTTCATCGCCGTGCTCTACACAACCGCACCGGCGGTGGCGGTGTTCGCGCGCACGAACCTGCTGCACACGGTGAGTGGGCAGCCCTACGCAGAGATGCCCACGTGGTTCGAGAAGTGGGAGGAGACAGGCCTCATCACCTTCGATGATCTCAACGGAGACGGCCTCATCCAGTATGTGGGCCCCTCCGCCCCGGTCCCCAACGAGCTGACCATCGATCGAGACATCATGGTCCTGGCCAATCCCGAGATCGCGGGTCTGCCGGCGTGGGTCGTGGGGCTCGTGGCGGCGGGCGGCCTGGCGGCTGCCCTTTCGACCGCGGCGGGGCTGTTGCTGGTGATTTCGTCCGCGGTCAGCCATGACCTGTTGAAGCGAGGTCTGGCACCTGGGATCACGGAGCGACTCGAGTTGATCGCGGCGCGCGTGGCCGCCGCGGTAGCGGTTCTGGTCGCAGCTTGGCTGGGCATCGACCCCCCAGGCTTCGTCGCCGAGGTCGTCGCCTTCGCGTTCGGCTTGGCAGCGTCCTCGTTCTTTCCTGCGTTGATCCTCGGGATCTTCTGGAAGCGCATGAACCGCGAAGGCGCTGTCGCCGGGATGGTGACCGGTATTCTCTTCACCGCGGCCTATATCGTGTATTTCAAGTTCGTGGATCCCGCGGCGAACACGGCGGAACACTGGTGGTTCGGGATCTCGCCCGAGGGCATCGGCACTGTGGGAATGGCCCTGAATTTTCTCGTGGCCATCCTCGTGAGCCGATTCACCCCGCCGCCGCCGGCTGAAGTCCAGGCGCTTGTGGACGCGATTCGCATTCCGCGCGGAGCGGGCGCTCCCCAGGGGGTGCATCCGTGA
- a CDS encoding DUF4212 domain-containing protein — MTTPDPGRRYWAANLRTVAALLVVWFLVSYGFGILWAEPLNAVRIPGTGFPLGFWFAQQGSLYVFVALIFIYVGLMNRLDARHGVAEE; from the coding sequence ATGACGACACCCGACCCTGGACGCCGCTACTGGGCGGCCAACCTCCGAACCGTCGCCGCCTTGCTGGTGGTGTGGTTCCTGGTGTCCTACGGGTTCGGCATCCTGTGGGCCGAGCCGCTCAACGCGGTGCGGATCCCGGGAACGGGCTTTCCGCTGGGCTTCTGGTTCGCCCAACAGGGATCTCTCTACGTGTTCGTTGCGCTGATCTTCATCTACGTGGGGCTGATGAACCGGTTGGACGCGCGCCACGGAGTGGCTGAGGAATGA
- a CDS encoding DUF3465 domain-containing protein → MNRRALLRALAVLMASALAWWFGRPSSQPPGADAEVLGAFRDQRSGVMVELDAQVTRLLPDDTIGSPHQRFIVRLAGGHTLLVSHNIELAARVPVAVGDRVRLRGQYEWNPQGGVLHWTHHDPGGEREGGWISLEGTTYR, encoded by the coding sequence ATGAATCGTCGGGCGCTCCTGCGGGCCCTGGCCGTGCTGATGGCCAGCGCCCTTGCCTGGTGGTTCGGACGACCATCGTCGCAGCCGCCCGGCGCCGACGCCGAGGTTCTTGGGGCGTTCCGGGATCAGCGTTCAGGCGTCATGGTCGAGCTCGACGCCCAGGTGACGCGACTACTGCCGGACGACACGATAGGCTCCCCCCACCAACGCTTCATCGTGCGCCTGGCTGGAGGGCATACCTTGCTCGTGAGCCACAACATCGAACTTGCAGCGCGCGTTCCGGTGGCTGTGGGAGATCGGGTCCGCCTGCGGGGGCAGTACGAATGGAACCCACAAGGGGGCGTCCTCCACTGGACGCACCACGATCCCGGGGGTGAGCGAGAGGGCGGCTGGATCTCCCTCGAGGGAACCACCTACCGCTGA
- a CDS encoding DUF1295 domain-containing protein, with amino-acid sequence MSPLDALLPALAGLVASFTLLWLASLVLRDASIVDLFWGVGFICVASYYARSSGPSTGRGLLTLVLVAVWGLRLSIHLAWRNVGHGEDFRYRSMRERWGARFPWVSLLTVFWLQAAVLWLVSFPLYQAQRGYSRAPLGVLDLIGLVVWATGFLFEAVADRQLARFRRDPANAGTVLDRGLWRYSRHPNYFGDALVWWGFALIGLGAPGGWWILVSPLLMTVLLMKISGVTLLERTLVETKPDYLHYTDKTPAFFPWFPR; translated from the coding sequence ATGAGTCCACTCGATGCCCTTCTTCCGGCCCTCGCGGGCCTCGTGGCCAGCTTCACCCTCCTCTGGCTGGCCAGCCTCGTCCTACGCGACGCCAGCATCGTCGACCTCTTCTGGGGCGTGGGGTTCATCTGCGTCGCTTCGTATTACGCCCGCAGCTCAGGGCCGAGCACCGGACGCGGTCTGTTGACGTTGGTGCTCGTTGCCGTTTGGGGCTTGCGGCTCAGTATCCATCTGGCCTGGCGCAACGTCGGCCACGGGGAGGACTTCCGCTACCGGTCCATGAGGGAACGCTGGGGTGCGCGCTTCCCGTGGGTGAGCCTGCTCACCGTCTTCTGGCTGCAGGCGGCGGTGCTTTGGCTCGTCTCCTTCCCGCTGTACCAGGCCCAACGGGGGTACTCTCGCGCTCCCCTCGGGGTTCTGGATCTGATCGGACTGGTGGTATGGGCCACCGGATTCCTGTTCGAAGCAGTCGCCGATCGGCAGCTCGCCCGCTTCCGCCGTGATCCAGCGAACGCCGGGACCGTGCTCGACCGTGGCCTGTGGCGATACAGTCGGCACCCGAACTACTTCGGAGACGCCCTGGTCTGGTGGGGATTCGCGCTCATTGGGCTGGGGGCGCCCGGCGGTTGGTGGATCCTCGTGAGCCCCCTGCTCATGACCGTGCTGCTGATGAAGATCTCGGGCGTAACCCTGCTGGAGCGTACGCTGGTGGAAACGAAGCCCGACTACCTGCACTACACCGACAAGACCCCCGCCTTCTTCCCCTGGTTTCCGCGCTGA
- the lysM gene encoding peptidoglycan-binding protein LysM, which translates to MGLIDFVKDAGEKVFGGGKAAAAAAARDEELDELRKGNELVRYVLGMGLPVEDLKIAFDDGTATITGKVDSTAVRENIVIGVGNIHGVARVDDRLQVVHVTPPAQMYTVKSGDTLSKIAKEFYGDAMKYPQIFDANKPMLKDPDKIYPGQTLRIPAIDA; encoded by the coding sequence GTGGGACTGATCGATTTCGTCAAAGATGCCGGTGAGAAGGTGTTCGGCGGAGGAAAGGCCGCCGCTGCCGCCGCCGCGCGTGACGAGGAGTTGGATGAGCTGCGCAAAGGCAACGAGCTCGTCCGCTATGTGCTTGGCATGGGACTACCGGTCGAAGACCTGAAGATCGCGTTCGACGACGGGACGGCGACGATCACAGGCAAGGTCGACAGCACGGCCGTGCGCGAGAACATCGTGATCGGTGTTGGGAACATCCACGGTGTCGCCCGCGTGGACGACCGCCTGCAGGTGGTGCATGTCACACCACCCGCCCAGATGTACACGGTGAAGAGCGGCGACACGCTCTCGAAGATCGCGAAGGAGTTCTACGGAGATGCAATGAAGTATCCGCAGATCTTCGACGCGAACAAACCCATGTTGAAGGACCCGGACAAGATCTACCCGGGACAGACGCTGAGAATCCCCGCGATCGACGCCTAG
- a CDS encoding DUF937 domain-containing protein, whose product MASIIEALAGQLLTGQMTGQLSQALGTDEKTARTAASAALPMILGALAKNAGKPDGAGALLGALDRDHDGQILDDLPAFFQKGDVADGEGILRHALGDHRAPIEEGISKAAGLDPRQMAKMMALLAPVVMGALGRARKERQLDTGGLSDLLRGEEKVMRQKAPEIGLMGSLLDKDGDGSIVDDVVGRIGKGLLGSLLRRN is encoded by the coding sequence ATGGCATCGATCATTGAAGCGCTGGCCGGGCAGCTTCTGACCGGGCAGATGACGGGTCAGCTCAGCCAGGCGCTGGGCACCGACGAGAAGACGGCCCGCACCGCAGCATCCGCGGCCCTGCCCATGATCCTGGGCGCGTTGGCCAAGAACGCAGGGAAGCCCGACGGAGCCGGTGCGCTGTTGGGCGCGTTGGATCGGGACCACGACGGCCAGATCCTGGACGATCTGCCTGCTTTCTTCCAGAAGGGTGATGTGGCGGACGGCGAGGGGATCCTCCGCCACGCGTTGGGTGACCATCGCGCGCCCATCGAGGAAGGCATCAGCAAGGCCGCTGGGCTGGACCCTCGGCAGATGGCCAAGATGATGGCGCTGCTGGCGCCCGTCGTGATGGGCGCCCTGGGCCGGGCCCGCAAAGAGCGGCAGCTCGATACCGGTGGCCTCTCCGACCTGTTGCGCGGAGAGGAGAAGGTGATGCGCCAGAAAGCGCCCGAGATCGGGCTGATGGGTTCGCTGCTCGACAAGGACGGAGATGGCTCGATTGTCGATGACGTCGTGGGACGGATCGGCAAGGGGTTGTTGGGTAGCCTGCTGCGGCGAAATTAG
- a CDS encoding uracil-DNA glycosylase, giving the protein MAVLKARSRALAALEREIAACRRCPRLVEWREEVSREKRAAYRDEVYWGRGVPGFGDPAARLLIVGLAPGAHGANRTGRMFTGDRSGEWLYRALHRAGFANQAASERRGDGLLVADAYIAAAVRCVPPGNRPEAREQAACSTFLSREMGLLGDVKVVVTLGGVAFARTWSVLKERAVAFPTPRPRFTHGLELPLPDGRTLLGCYHPSQQNTFTGRLTEPMFDAVWSRARALVDAAVDEP; this is encoded by the coding sequence ATGGCGGTTCTGAAGGCACGAAGCCGGGCCCTGGCCGCGCTCGAACGGGAGATCGCAGCGTGTCGGCGTTGCCCGCGTTTGGTGGAGTGGAGGGAAGAGGTCTCGCGTGAGAAGCGGGCAGCCTATCGCGACGAGGTCTACTGGGGCCGGGGTGTGCCCGGCTTCGGAGATCCTGCGGCCCGCCTCCTCATCGTGGGTCTCGCCCCTGGCGCCCATGGTGCCAATCGCACCGGCAGGATGTTCACGGGGGATCGGTCCGGCGAGTGGTTGTACCGGGCGCTCCATCGCGCGGGCTTCGCGAACCAAGCGGCTTCGGAGCGACGCGGGGACGGACTCCTCGTTGCAGACGCGTACATCGCCGCTGCCGTTCGCTGCGTGCCACCCGGAAACCGCCCGGAGGCGCGCGAGCAAGCCGCGTGCTCGACGTTCTTGTCGCGTGAGATGGGACTCCTCGGCGACGTGAAGGTGGTGGTGACCTTGGGGGGTGTGGCCTTCGCTCGCACCTGGTCGGTGCTCAAGGAGCGCGCGGTGGCGTTTCCTACACCGCGCCCCCGCTTCACGCACGGGTTGGAGCTCCCACTTCCTGACGGTCGCACGCTGCTCGGGTGCTACCATCCCAGTCAGCAGAACACCTTCACGGGCCGGCTGACGGAACCGATGTTCGATGCCGTCTGGAGCCGGGCGCGTGCCCTGGTGGATGCTGCAGTGGACGAGCCCTAG
- a CDS encoding TonB-dependent receptor, which yields MIPSLLALAVLVGPLPVQRDATATVEGVVYTVRDGVRAPLPYASVELMTAGASARAGAADADGRYRFDGVNGGAWALQVQHVGYRSARLELVVPATGVLRVDVELTAEPVRMPGVTVRGERTPVPRSEDGSESAMDPGVADRIVAQGSGIAGSGLLDLLRALPGEEPPDGSEVLFMRGSSLDLKSVRLDGAPVFTPFHVGGLIPSFDEWLMGRSDLWVGGAPAEHDGGLNYVLDLRTRKPAEDGAHGVAALDLLGARAAWTAPVGSRAGVLVGGRALHQGLERLFGGERSPYGYVDGLVRTDLAFGEHASLRATWFRNLEQVALDYTGTVAAAPAIALPARAEWGNAAGSVELTLPLADGDLSLSAAQGRYDAALPLAGGIAAYASGHTTRRDLSASLHLPRAAGGGLRLGLSGEWLLADYSARALASDGSVRLFESRTDAAIGAAFADLRTPIGTEASLRLGARATYRADDGVRLAPRVGLAWLLSEDAALSISVGRYHQLVSTAEQEVPQGLAAAVDAPSADEPSLGSATLFTVASANHLMVSLDQMVSGHTRLALDGYYKRFFGLMADPGRTLSSSGADLRVRRRGERFEGWAGYSLSWSWSEAGQASDRFVGRQLLSLGLRGELNGWSGVELRLAYGDGLPLTAVATAGENLDATPGRELGLTVPDETSTAVGAALQEPPLTGGASGDFLRVDAELHGEFERRLWGRDHRIRPYAKVLNALARRDALFYYFERWRGDEVRPLADLSVVPVIGIEWRF from the coding sequence ATGATCCCGTCTCTGCTCGCTCTCGCTGTGCTCGTGGGACCGCTACCGGTGCAGCGCGATGCCACGGCAACGGTTGAAGGCGTGGTATACACCGTTCGTGACGGAGTACGCGCCCCGCTCCCCTACGCGAGCGTCGAGTTGATGACGGCGGGGGCCAGCGCCCGAGCAGGGGCTGCCGACGCCGATGGCCGCTACCGCTTCGACGGGGTGAACGGAGGAGCCTGGGCCCTTCAGGTGCAGCACGTCGGATACAGGAGCGCTCGCCTGGAACTGGTGGTTCCCGCCACCGGTGTGCTGCGCGTCGACGTCGAGTTGACCGCAGAACCCGTACGCATGCCGGGTGTGACGGTGCGCGGCGAGCGAACGCCCGTCCCCCGTTCCGAGGACGGCTCCGAGTCCGCGATGGATCCTGGGGTCGCGGACCGGATCGTAGCGCAGGGTTCCGGCATCGCGGGCTCCGGCCTGCTGGACCTGCTGCGGGCCCTCCCCGGTGAGGAGCCGCCGGACGGTTCGGAAGTGCTGTTCATGCGCGGCTCGTCGCTCGATCTGAAGAGTGTCCGCTTGGACGGCGCGCCGGTGTTCACGCCGTTCCACGTGGGAGGACTCATCCCGAGCTTCGACGAATGGTTGATGGGTCGAAGCGACCTGTGGGTGGGGGGAGCGCCCGCCGAGCACGATGGCGGCCTGAACTACGTGCTGGACCTGCGCACCCGGAAACCCGCCGAGGACGGGGCCCACGGCGTCGCCGCCCTGGATCTGCTGGGCGCACGCGCGGCCTGGACCGCACCCGTTGGGTCACGGGCAGGGGTATTGGTGGGTGGGCGGGCCCTCCACCAGGGCCTCGAGCGCCTCTTCGGAGGAGAGCGCTCGCCCTACGGCTACGTCGACGGGCTCGTACGGACAGATCTGGCGTTCGGCGAGCACGCATCGCTCAGGGCCACGTGGTTCCGCAACCTCGAGCAGGTCGCACTCGACTACACAGGCACGGTGGCGGCCGCACCTGCCATCGCGCTCCCCGCGCGGGCGGAGTGGGGCAACGCCGCCGGGAGCGTGGAGTTGACGCTTCCCTTGGCGGATGGAGATCTGTCCCTCTCGGCTGCCCAGGGGCGCTACGACGCTGCGCTGCCCCTGGCCGGAGGGATCGCCGCCTACGCGAGTGGCCACACGACACGCCGCGATCTTTCCGCGTCCCTGCACCTCCCCCGCGCAGCCGGCGGGGGGTTGCGGCTGGGTCTGAGCGGGGAGTGGCTGTTGGCGGACTACTCGGCGCGCGCTTTGGCGTCCGACGGGTCCGTGCGTTTGTTCGAAAGCCGTACGGATGCGGCCATAGGAGCCGCGTTCGCGGACCTGCGCACCCCCATTGGCACGGAGGCGTCCCTGCGGCTCGGTGCCCGCGCCACCTACCGGGCTGACGATGGCGTGCGGCTCGCGCCGCGGGTGGGGTTGGCATGGTTGCTCTCCGAGGACGCGGCCCTCTCGATCTCCGTCGGCCGCTACCACCAGTTGGTGAGCACTGCCGAACAGGAGGTTCCCCAGGGGTTGGCCGCCGCCGTCGATGCACCGTCGGCCGATGAGCCGTCGCTCGGGAGTGCGACGCTCTTCACGGTGGCCAGTGCCAACCATCTGATGGTATCGCTGGACCAGATGGTCTCGGGCCACACGCGCCTTGCGCTCGACGGATACTACAAGCGGTTCTTCGGACTGATGGCGGATCCGGGCCGCACCCTCTCTTCCTCGGGGGCCGATCTGCGCGTACGCAGGCGCGGGGAGCGCTTCGAGGGGTGGGCCGGCTATTCCCTGTCGTGGAGCTGGAGTGAGGCCGGACAGGCCTCCGACCGCTTCGTGGGCCGTCAGTTGCTCAGTCTCGGACTGCGCGGTGAGCTGAACGGCTGGAGCGGAGTGGAGTTGCGCCTCGCGTACGGGGATGGGCTGCCGCTGACGGCCGTGGCCACCGCAGGCGAGAACCTGGACGCCACGCCCGGGCGCGAGCTTGGACTCACGGTGCCCGACGAGACCAGCACCGCGGTGGGCGCTGCCCTGCAGGAGCCGCCGCTCACCGGCGGCGCCTCTGGGGACTTCCTGCGAGTCGATGCCGAGCTGCACGGGGAGTTCGAGCGGCGACTGTGGGGGCGAGACCATCGCATTCGCCCCTATGCGAAGGTGCTCAACGCGTTGGCTCGCCGGGACGCCCTCTTCTACTACTTCGAGCGTTGGCGAGGCGACGAGGTGCGGCCGTTGGCCGACTTGTCCGTGGTTCCGGTGATCGGGATCGAATGGCGGTTCTGA
- a CDS encoding sigma-70 family RNA polymerase sigma factor, giving the protein MERRRIRRVDVDALYSEVHPGLVRYCHRLMGDPDAAADVAQEAFVRLVERDVQGAPHELRAWLFKVATHRIRDRYRTRENRRRLLEEHPVLPGAAPDPDHETERADRVTRVRRILDGLADRDRELLLMREEGFSYKEMADAVGVAPGSVGTLLARALSRFAHALREEGIGATG; this is encoded by the coding sequence GTGGAGAGGAGACGGATCCGGCGCGTGGATGTCGATGCGCTCTACAGCGAGGTGCACCCCGGCCTGGTTCGCTATTGCCACCGGCTGATGGGGGATCCCGACGCGGCGGCGGACGTCGCCCAGGAGGCGTTCGTGCGTCTCGTGGAGCGCGACGTCCAAGGTGCTCCGCACGAGCTCCGCGCCTGGCTGTTCAAGGTCGCGACGCATCGCATCCGTGATCGATACCGAACCCGAGAGAATCGGCGCCGCCTGCTCGAGGAGCATCCCGTGCTTCCGGGAGCGGCGCCCGACCCGGATCACGAGACCGAGCGCGCGGACCGGGTGACTCGGGTGCGGAGGATCCTGGACGGGCTGGCTGACCGCGACCGGGAGCTGCTCCTGATGCGTGAGGAGGGGTTCAGCTACAAGGAGATGGCCGATGCCGTGGGGGTGGCCCCGGGCTCGGTGGGCACCTTGCTGGCCCGGGCGCTGTCCCGGTTCGCGCATGCGCTCAGAGAGGAGGGGATCGGTGCGACCGGATGA
- a CDS encoding DUF1207 domain-containing protein — MAAQTSPAFRPLVADPREGGSSIGYLWWTQPELDARVVAVGIGDAFSLFQVTQAGGRTVEAAVGAVVLAQFNGSKRSFDFVNADFIVGLPLAVRSGPWSGRARLYHWSSHLGDEFLLATGIERFEVSLGALELLAARDHRYGRVYAGGELWFARVPSRLPTWVGHAGLELRGGSSVGWMDDLGIRGLAAFHLRAGDFGAERPLGVSSRAGLEMGRTRPWAVLFDYYDGPSPHGQFFDRSLRWYGVSIRLTL, encoded by the coding sequence GTGGCCGCACAGACGTCTCCCGCCTTCCGGCCCCTGGTCGCCGACCCCCGGGAGGGTGGGTCGTCCATTGGCTACCTCTGGTGGACCCAGCCGGAGCTGGACGCGCGCGTGGTGGCGGTGGGAATCGGGGATGCCTTCTCGCTGTTCCAGGTCACCCAGGCGGGCGGGCGGACGGTCGAGGCCGCCGTGGGCGCTGTGGTCCTGGCGCAGTTCAACGGTAGCAAGCGCTCCTTCGACTTCGTCAACGCGGACTTCATCGTCGGCCTACCCCTGGCGGTGCGCAGCGGACCCTGGTCGGGGCGAGCGCGACTGTATCACTGGAGCTCTCACCTGGGGGACGAATTCCTGCTCGCCACGGGAATCGAGCGCTTCGAGGTCTCGCTCGGCGCCCTGGAATTGCTGGCCGCACGCGATCATCGCTACGGTCGGGTGTACGCGGGCGGAGAACTCTGGTTCGCGCGCGTGCCGTCCCGACTGCCCACGTGGGTCGGGCACGCTGGTCTGGAGCTGCGCGGCGGATCGAGCGTGGGCTGGATGGACGACCTCGGCATCCGTGGCCTGGCGGCGTTCCATCTGCGCGCGGGGGACTTCGGCGCCGAACGGCCGCTCGGTGTCTCCAGCCGTGCCGGGCTCGAGATGGGCCGCACGCGCCCGTGGGCCGTCCTGTTCGACTACTACGACGGTCCCTCGCCGCACGGGCAGTTCTTCGATCGATCCTTGCGCTGGTATGGTGTGTCCATCCGCCTGACGCTCTGA
- a CDS encoding ornithine cyclodeaminase family protein, translating into MAESLLYLSRADVEAVDLPMTEIIEAVEGAFQEKAEGRTEMPPKPGIHPSTDGFIHAMPAYLSGIGGAGLKWVSAFPENRARDLPQITGLIVLNDAATGLPLAVMDCTWITATRTAAASAVAARYLARTDARSVGIIACGVQGRTHLEALACLFDLERVHAFDHRRSNTERYRAEMEAKLGLPITIVDRAEEAVRDLDLVVTSGPIRKAPQPVIEADWLAPGAFASAVDFDSYWTGAALAQVDVIATDDRAQMEYFGGLGYFKSTPAPHTELAALVSGAHPGRTDARQRTMTINLGLAIEDIVTAQRVVARARERGIGVELPL; encoded by the coding sequence GTGGCCGAGTCGCTGCTCTACCTGTCCCGCGCCGACGTGGAGGCCGTCGACCTGCCGATGACGGAGATCATCGAGGCCGTCGAGGGCGCGTTCCAGGAGAAGGCGGAGGGCCGCACGGAGATGCCGCCCAAGCCGGGGATCCACCCCAGCACGGACGGCTTCATCCACGCCATGCCTGCCTACCTTTCGGGGATCGGCGGAGCCGGACTCAAGTGGGTCAGCGCCTTCCCCGAGAACCGGGCGCGGGACCTGCCCCAGATCACGGGGCTGATCGTCCTGAACGACGCGGCCACCGGACTGCCGTTGGCGGTGATGGATTGCACGTGGATCACGGCCACCCGCACGGCCGCGGCGAGTGCCGTGGCGGCCCGGTATCTGGCGCGGACCGATGCCAGAAGCGTCGGGATCATCGCCTGCGGTGTGCAGGGCCGCACCCACCTGGAGGCGCTGGCCTGCCTGTTCGACCTCGAGCGCGTACACGCTTTCGACCATCGCCGCTCCAACACGGAGCGCTACCGCGCAGAGATGGAAGCGAAGCTGGGCCTACCGATCACCATCGTCGACCGCGCGGAGGAGGCCGTGCGTGACCTGGACCTGGTGGTGACCAGCGGGCCGATCCGTAAGGCGCCTCAGCCCGTGATCGAGGCGGACTGGCTCGCGCCCGGCGCGTTTGCCTCCGCTGTGGACTTCGACTCGTACTGGACCGGTGCGGCGCTGGCGCAGGTGGACGTGATCGCTACGGACGATCGTGCGCAGATGGAGTACTTCGGCGGGCTCGGGTACTTCAAGAGCACGCCCGCGCCGCACACGGAGCTGGCCGCGCTCGTCAGTGGCGCGCATCCGGGACGCACCGATGCGCGTCAGCGTACGATGACCATCAACCTCGGACTCGCGATCGAGGACATCGTCACAGCGCAGCGAGTCGTGGCACGCGCCCGGGAGCGGGGGATCGGGGTGGAGCTACCGCTGTAA